Proteins from a single region of Fodinibius sp. Rm-B-1B1-1:
- a CDS encoding polymer-forming cytoskeletal protein: protein MDERNTFISKDSSFEGDISANRIVVAGTVIGNLTASSTIILQEYAQIRGDIKAPKVYIAENCYHEGLICLGDPDKPAPEKIDIGSSKSEAVEDEIKSESKSEKTVSVSQKKKNKLW, encoded by the coding sequence GTGGACGAACGTAATACTTTTATTAGCAAGGATTCCTCATTTGAAGGTGATATTTCTGCCAATCGTATTGTGGTGGCAGGAACAGTGATAGGAAATCTTACGGCTTCTTCTACAATCATTCTTCAGGAATATGCCCAGATAAGGGGAGATATAAAGGCCCCCAAAGTATATATTGCTGAAAATTGCTATCACGAGGGCCTGATTTGCCTTGGAGATCCCGACAAACCTGCTCCGGAGAAAATAGATATTGGGAGCTCGAAATCCGAAGCCGTTGAGGATGAGATCAAATCCGAGAGTAAGTCCGAGAAAACTGTTTCTGTTTCCCAAAAGAAGAAAAACAAGCTGTGGTAA
- a CDS encoding ParM/StbA family protein, which produces MDISVFPSVYESTRSDLSGVSNDLLSGLKIDYNDESYIIGELALQEGLSPHRLINTAPGELDFDVLFRAALLLAQEKAGSDFSMTMGFPFEMYQKHSDMAKQRLTKSFDVLYDSSTFATNGATGKQAATIQLRNVDVIPEIAGSIISLRYGDYREEDDFFVVSLGYGSMEGVVSTDNGIIRRTATSTHGIRYAVNMMKEELQKDYYLGFKTEHQLNVAFKNGKINIDKRNIDLTALRRKVLKSYFQNIIHPALANAFQDSDFADCSTMYLVGGGAYFSELTNLISDEFEGILNIEIPDKPEQMAVKGYCLNTAMQFEGEGTPVGIDMGNANTLIAIMDEEVGA; this is translated from the coding sequence ATGGATATTTCAGTATTTCCAAGCGTATATGAATCAACGCGATCAGATTTAAGCGGAGTTAGTAACGACTTATTGAGCGGTCTCAAGATCGACTACAACGATGAGTCATATATTATTGGCGAATTAGCGCTTCAAGAAGGGCTTTCACCTCATCGACTTATTAATACAGCTCCCGGAGAGTTAGATTTTGACGTGCTTTTTCGGGCAGCATTGCTGCTGGCGCAAGAAAAAGCTGGGAGCGACTTTTCCATGACCATGGGTTTTCCCTTTGAGATGTATCAAAAGCACAGCGATATGGCGAAGCAGCGACTAACTAAGTCATTCGATGTGTTGTATGACAGTTCTACTTTTGCTACGAATGGAGCAACCGGCAAGCAAGCAGCAACTATTCAGCTGCGAAATGTAGACGTCATTCCCGAGATTGCCGGTAGTATTATTTCATTGCGGTATGGTGACTATCGCGAAGAAGATGATTTCTTTGTTGTAAGTCTTGGATATGGTTCGATGGAGGGAGTTGTTAGTACCGATAATGGTATTATTCGCCGAACGGCTACCAGTACGCACGGTATTCGTTATGCAGTAAATATGATGAAGGAAGAGCTACAGAAGGATTACTATCTCGGTTTCAAAACTGAGCATCAGCTCAACGTCGCTTTCAAAAACGGCAAAATTAATATTGACAAGCGTAATATTGACCTTACTGCCCTGCGCCGAAAAGTGCTGAAGTCATATTTCCAGAATATTATTCATCCGGCCCTGGCAAATGCATTTCAGGATTCTGATTTTGCCGATTGTTCAACCATGTACCTGGTAGGAGGAGGTGCTTATTTTAGTGAGCTCACGAACTTAATATCCGATGAATTTGAGGGTATTCTTAATATCGAAATTCCTGATAAGCCCGAACAGATGGCTGTTAAAGGATATTGTCTGAACACTGCAATGCAGTTTGAAGGAGAAGGTACGCCCGTTGGAATTGATATGGGGAATGCCAATACCCTTATTGCAATTATGGATGAAGAGGTAGGGGCATAG
- a CDS encoding peptidoglycan DD-metalloendopeptidase family protein has product MKELADYDFAKVMDYPDRRDKLYVFDFSEGYDADFIETKDWGIGKYNEQRSNMYLASQYNNERNVHMGIDIWTEAGNPVYSFWDGKVAYMQDNDQAGDYGPTIVIEYQLKDQVLYTLYGHLAREALDRVTIGQKVKKAQQIATLGASEVNGGWVPHLHFQLSVEDPGEADMPGVVAPANREKALEKYPDPRLVMGNLY; this is encoded by the coding sequence ATGAAAGAGCTTGCCGATTATGATTTTGCCAAAGTGATGGATTACCCGGATCGCAGGGACAAACTGTATGTGTTTGATTTTTCGGAAGGATATGACGCCGATTTTATTGAGACTAAGGATTGGGGCATTGGTAAATACAATGAACAGCGTTCCAACATGTACTTAGCTTCTCAGTATAATAATGAGCGTAACGTCCACATGGGGATTGATATCTGGACGGAAGCGGGAAATCCGGTCTATTCATTTTGGGATGGCAAAGTAGCCTACATGCAAGATAACGATCAGGCGGGGGATTATGGCCCCACTATTGTTATCGAGTATCAGTTAAAAGATCAGGTATTGTACACTTTGTATGGACACCTCGCAAGGGAAGCACTGGATAGAGTAACGATTGGCCAGAAAGTGAAAAAGGCGCAACAGATTGCTACGCTTGGTGCCTCGGAAGTTAATGGGGGATGGGTACCGCATCTTCATTTCCAGTTATCAGTCGAAGATCCGGGAGAGGCCGATATGCCGGGCGTGGTAGCACCTGCTAACAGAGAAAAAGCCCTGGAAAAATATCCTGACCCCCGGCTGGTGATGGGCAATTTGTATTAG
- the rocD gene encoding ornithine--oxo-acid transaminase, with protein MITTTQAIELENKFGAHNYHPLPVVLSKGEGVHVWDPEGNKYYDFLSAYSAVNQGHCHPRIINTLEEQAKKLTLVSRAFHSDLLGKYEEYMHDLFGYDKLLPMNTGAEGVETAIKLCRKWSYEKKNLTPEKATIIVAKGNFHGRTTSIISFSNDPVARKNFGPYTPGFVSIPYNDLEALEQALQKKDVAGFLVEPIQGEAGVVVPDDNYLKKASELCEKYDTLFIADEIQTGIARTGEMLCVDHENVRPDIVILGKALSGGAYPVSAVMADDDIMECLRPGEHGSTYGGNPLACAVAMEALKVVEEEGLADNADQLGNIFRDEMNNLVQESDLVKLVRGKGLLNAIVINDSEESDTAWNICLKLKENGLLAKPTHGNIIRFAPPLVMTEDQLMDCITIIKDTIATFEESISV; from the coding sequence ATGATTACCACAACCCAAGCTATTGAACTTGAAAATAAATTTGGTGCTCATAATTACCATCCTTTGCCAGTAGTACTTTCAAAAGGTGAAGGGGTTCATGTTTGGGATCCCGAGGGAAACAAGTATTATGATTTCTTATCGGCGTATTCTGCCGTAAATCAAGGGCATTGTCATCCTCGTATTATTAATACCCTTGAAGAACAGGCTAAAAAGCTGACACTCGTCTCAAGGGCCTTTCACAGCGATCTGCTGGGGAAATATGAAGAATATATGCACGATCTTTTTGGATATGATAAGCTCTTGCCCATGAATACCGGGGCGGAAGGTGTCGAAACGGCCATCAAATTGTGCCGCAAATGGTCGTATGAAAAGAAAAACCTGACGCCTGAAAAAGCGACGATCATTGTTGCAAAAGGAAACTTTCACGGGCGTACAACCAGCATTATCTCCTTTTCAAATGACCCGGTAGCCCGTAAAAACTTTGGCCCCTATACGCCGGGATTTGTCTCAATTCCTTATAATGATCTGGAAGCCCTTGAGCAGGCGTTGCAGAAAAAAGATGTAGCAGGATTTTTAGTTGAGCCCATTCAAGGCGAAGCCGGCGTTGTGGTTCCCGATGACAATTATCTTAAAAAAGCATCTGAGCTCTGTGAAAAGTACGACACTCTTTTTATTGCGGATGAAATCCAAACCGGTATTGCCCGGACGGGCGAAATGCTGTGCGTGGATCACGAAAATGTCCGTCCTGATATTGTGATTTTAGGGAAAGCCCTTTCGGGCGGAGCTTATCCCGTGTCAGCAGTTATGGCTGATGACGATATTATGGAATGCTTGCGCCCCGGCGAACACGGTTCTACCTATGGTGGAAATCCGCTGGCTTGTGCCGTGGCTATGGAGGCGCTAAAGGTAGTTGAAGAAGAAGGATTAGCTGACAATGCCGACCAACTGGGCAACATATTTCGTGATGAGATGAATAATCTCGTTCAGGAATCTGACCTTGTAAAGCTCGTTCGGGGTAAGGGGCTACTCAATGCCATCGTCATTAATGATTCAGAAGAAAGTGATACGGCATGGAATATTTGCCTTAAACTCAAAGAAAATGGTCTTTTGGCCAAACCAACACACGGTAATATTATACGCTTTGCTCCACCATTGGTAATGACCGAAGATCAGCTTATGGATTGTATAACTATTATTAAAGATACTATTGCAACCTTCGAGGAGTCCATTTCCGTTTAA
- a CDS encoding sodium:solute symporter family protein, whose translation MHWIDLTIFIAYMMAMLGFGYFFLKRNEGAEDYYVGGRNMSSLHIGLSVVATDVGGGFSIGLGGLGFVMGISGSWMLFTGLLGAWLAAVFLIPKVKGNPVFDEAYTFPEVFEYYFTPQVALVAGIISAIGYAGFTSSQILAGAKLATGTFANLDLQTALIIMGSVAVIYTVMGGLKAVIYTDTVQWTILMIGLIFIGIPISYTAVGGWEAISQAVDPALLSMTNISWQDVVYWTVTIIPIWFVGMTLYQRIYACNDEETAKRAWYLAGVFEWPIMAFMGVALGLFAKVGAEQGMFAYLGAADVSETDPETGLPMLLRTVLPVGLMGIMMSAYFSAILSTADSCLMAASGNVVSDIIGYFKDVDHDSDTFLRFSQITTLLIGTFALLVATTMTNVLDLMLYSYAFMVSGLFVPIIGALYWSKSSSIGAIAAMILGGATTVCLELFLEELPAGLDANVFGISVSAIVFILVSLAFPDNTGKPRTEELKQSNVTST comes from the coding sequence ATGCATTGGATAGACCTGACGATTTTTATTGCCTATATGATGGCAATGTTGGGTTTTGGATATTTCTTTCTCAAAAGAAATGAAGGCGCTGAGGATTATTATGTAGGTGGACGAAATATGAGCAGCCTGCATATTGGGCTTTCGGTTGTAGCTACTGATGTGGGAGGCGGTTTTTCCATTGGACTGGGTGGCCTCGGTTTTGTTATGGGGATATCCGGATCTTGGATGCTTTTTACCGGCCTGTTGGGAGCTTGGTTAGCTGCAGTTTTTCTCATCCCAAAAGTGAAAGGAAACCCCGTATTTGATGAAGCCTATACCTTTCCTGAAGTATTTGAGTACTATTTCACGCCACAGGTAGCATTAGTGGCCGGAATTATTTCTGCCATTGGATACGCCGGATTTACGAGTTCACAGATATTGGCTGGCGCTAAGTTAGCTACGGGTACATTTGCTAATCTCGATCTGCAAACAGCGCTCATTATTATGGGATCTGTGGCAGTTATCTACACCGTAATGGGTGGACTTAAAGCCGTGATCTATACTGATACGGTGCAATGGACTATTCTGATGATTGGTCTTATTTTTATTGGTATCCCCATTTCATACACGGCTGTCGGTGGTTGGGAGGCTATTTCTCAAGCGGTAGATCCTGCTTTGCTTTCTATGACAAATATTTCCTGGCAGGACGTTGTCTATTGGACGGTAACTATTATTCCCATCTGGTTTGTGGGGATGACTCTCTACCAGCGTATTTACGCCTGTAACGATGAGGAAACGGCAAAAAGAGCGTGGTATTTGGCAGGGGTTTTTGAATGGCCGATTATGGCTTTTATGGGCGTTGCATTGGGATTATTTGCTAAGGTTGGCGCCGAACAGGGTATGTTTGCATATCTTGGTGCAGCCGATGTTTCAGAAACCGATCCCGAAACCGGTCTGCCGATGTTGCTGCGTACGGTATTGCCCGTTGGGCTTATGGGGATTATGATGAGTGCCTACTTTTCTGCTATTCTATCGACGGCCGATAGTTGCCTTATGGCAGCATCGGGCAATGTGGTTTCCGATATAATTGGCTATTTTAAGGATGTTGATCATGACAGCGATACGTTTTTACGATTTTCACAGATTACAACACTGTTGATTGGAACATTTGCCTTGCTCGTGGCTACAACAATGACGAATGTGCTCGATTTAATGTTATATTCCTATGCCTTTATGGTGTCGGGATTGTTTGTCCCCATAATTGGAGCTCTTTATTGGTCCAAAAGTAGCAGCATCGGGGCTATTGCAGCCATGATTTTAGGCGGGGCCACAACAGTCTGCTTAGAACTTTTTTTAGAAGAATTACCGGCTGGACTTGATGCAAATGTATTTGGCATTAGTGTCTCAGCCATAGTATTTATTTTAGTTTCGCTGGCATTTCCCGATAATACCGGTAAGCCGCGGACTGAGGAATTGAAACAGTCTAATGTCACAAGCACATAA
- a CDS encoding family 43 glycosylhydrolase, whose translation MQVELVQAQSSTSDKVSAEYTNPLILQRADPWVYKHTDGYYYFTASVPEFDRLEIRRSKTIEGLKKAEPKVIWRKHDEGIMGAHIWAPELHHINGKWYMYFAAGSTEDIWAIRMYVLENEAANPMKGEWVEKGETKTQWDTFSLDATTFEHRGTRYMVWAQHPPDFDGNTALYIAEMDTPWSIKQPQVELTRPEYEWEEQLFKVNEGAAVIKRNDKIFMTYSASGTNHNYKVGLLTADEDADLMDPDAWKKSKEPVFSSSEENEIYGPGHNSFTTTPDESTDLMIYHARSYKEIEGDPLNDPNRHTRVQVIKWNEDGTPEFGIPQPDNASTDPSGR comes from the coding sequence ATGCAGGTTGAGCTTGTACAGGCACAATCGTCAACATCAGACAAAGTTTCAGCGGAATATACGAATCCGCTAATATTGCAACGAGCTGATCCCTGGGTATATAAACATACCGATGGCTATTACTATTTTACGGCATCAGTTCCTGAATTTGATCGTTTAGAAATTCGTCGATCAAAAACCATAGAAGGATTGAAGAAGGCGGAGCCAAAAGTGATTTGGCGAAAACATGATGAGGGTATCATGGGAGCACATATTTGGGCACCTGAGTTACACCATATTAATGGAAAATGGTATATGTACTTTGCTGCAGGATCTACGGAAGATATTTGGGCCATTAGAATGTATGTGCTTGAAAATGAGGCGGCAAACCCGATGAAAGGAGAATGGGTAGAGAAAGGAGAGACAAAAACCCAATGGGATACCTTCTCCCTTGATGCAACTACTTTTGAACACCGAGGCACGCGATATATGGTATGGGCCCAACATCCCCCGGATTTTGATGGTAATACAGCCCTTTATATTGCGGAGATGGATACGCCCTGGAGTATCAAACAACCGCAAGTGGAGTTAACGCGTCCCGAATATGAATGGGAAGAGCAGTTGTTCAAAGTGAATGAAGGGGCAGCAGTAATTAAAAGGAATGATAAAATTTTCATGACGTATTCGGCCAGTGGAACGAATCACAATTATAAGGTAGGTCTGCTTACGGCTGATGAGGATGCTGACCTGATGGACCCCGATGCATGGAAAAAATCGAAAGAGCCGGTGTTTTCGTCGTCAGAAGAAAATGAGATATACGGTCCGGGTCACAATAGTTTTACAACAACACCGGACGAATCTACTGATTTGATGATATATCACGCCAGAAGTTATAAGGAAATTGAAGGGGATCCCTTGAATGATCCTAATCGGCACACCCGTGTTCAGGTAATAAAATGGAATGAGGATGGAACGCCTGAATTTGGTATCCCACAACCAGATAATGCTTCAACAGATCCATCTGGAAGGTGA
- a CDS encoding alanine/ornithine racemase family PLP-dependent enzyme, producing MAFIKLYRDKLRHNYDFLDKLFKDNGIKWGITTKLLCGHEEYLKEVADLGIGDMLDSRISNLKKIKEIDSDTLTTYIKPPPKDIIESVVKYADISLNTELPTLHALSEEAQRQDKVHKVIIMIELGDLREGVIRENLIDFYEKVFKLENIEVIGIGANLNCMHGVMPDEDKLIQLSLYKQIIELRFDKKIPLVSGGTTVTIPLLLRNQLPSGINHFRVGEALFFGKNLFTDGTIEGMHNDVLELYPQIIEIAEKPKVPSGELGMNPQGEVVDIDEDDYGETSYRAILDIGYLDINPDHLISEEDGIEIADASSDMLILDVGDNKAGYEVGDFIRFRMKYMGALGIMNSDYIDKVVEE from the coding sequence ATGGCTTTTATAAAACTATATCGCGATAAGTTACGTCATAATTACGATTTTCTTGATAAGCTTTTCAAAGATAACGGTATCAAGTGGGGTATTACCACCAAGCTGTTGTGTGGACATGAAGAATATTTAAAAGAGGTGGCCGATTTGGGGATTGGGGATATGCTCGATTCTCGTATCAGCAATCTTAAAAAGATAAAGGAGATTGACTCTGATACGCTTACTACCTACATCAAGCCACCACCCAAAGATATTATTGAGTCGGTGGTTAAGTATGCCGATATCAGCTTGAATACCGAACTTCCCACCTTGCACGCCCTTTCTGAAGAAGCTCAGCGCCAGGATAAGGTGCACAAGGTTATTATTATGATTGAACTGGGAGATCTGCGCGAAGGGGTAATTCGCGAAAATCTGATCGACTTTTATGAAAAGGTATTTAAGCTCGAAAATATTGAGGTTATCGGCATCGGGGCTAATCTCAACTGTATGCATGGGGTAATGCCGGATGAGGATAAGCTTATTCAGCTTTCTCTTTACAAGCAGATTATTGAGCTCCGTTTTGATAAAAAAATTCCTTTGGTTTCGGGAGGTACTACAGTGACCATCCCATTGCTTTTACGCAACCAGCTGCCCAGTGGCATTAATCATTTCCGAGTAGGAGAAGCTCTTTTCTTTGGTAAAAACCTATTTACCGATGGCACCATTGAGGGCATGCACAATGATGTGCTCGAATTGTATCCGCAAATTATTGAAATTGCTGAAAAGCCCAAGGTTCCCAGCGGTGAGCTCGGAATGAATCCACAGGGAGAAGTTGTCGATATTGATGAAGATGATTACGGTGAAACATCGTACCGGGCTATTTTGGATATTGGTTACCTTGATATTAATCCAGATCACCTAATTAGTGAAGAAGACGGAATTGAGATTGCCGACGCCAGCTCTGATATGCTTATCCTGGATGTCGGGGATAATAAAGCCGGCTACGAGGTGGGTGACTTTATTCGGTTCCGGATGAAATATATGGGAGCACTTGGAATTATGAATTCCGATTATATTGACAAGGTTGTAGAAGAATAG
- the alr gene encoding alanine racemase — MSEELYPSRIELSKSAFKKNISFLKDYIGKDVIFSSVIKGNAYGHGIGHFVPMAEECGIRHFSVFSSDEARQAVRASSHDDTHVMIMGMINEGALGWAIERDVSFFVFELDRLKCAVKEAKRIGKPARIHLHLETGMNRLGLEESEFEEAVEIIKGNDRHLNLDGLCTHFAGAESVGNYVRIQEQIERFEEYSSWFESQGIKAKSRHTACSASALNYPETIMDMVRFGIAQYGFWPNRETYMNFVKKYPEINKEHKDPLERVLSWKSHVMSTKKVPAGEFVGYGNTYLTSRDEIIASVPIGYSHGFGRNLTNVGIVLINGKRAPVAGLVNMNLLTVDVTDIPDVEIGDEVVIIGKQGEQQITVASFSEMRNNLNYEVLVQIPAGLPRSIV, encoded by the coding sequence ATGAGTGAAGAGTTATATCCCTCAAGAATTGAACTGAGTAAATCAGCTTTTAAAAAAAATATCTCTTTCCTGAAAGATTACATTGGTAAAGATGTGATATTCAGTTCGGTCATTAAGGGCAATGCTTATGGCCACGGTATTGGACATTTTGTGCCTATGGCTGAAGAATGCGGCATTCGTCACTTTTCGGTGTTTAGTTCTGATGAGGCACGACAGGCTGTACGTGCAAGTTCGCATGACGATACCCATGTAATGATTATGGGGATGATTAATGAGGGTGCCCTTGGATGGGCCATAGAACGGGATGTTTCATTTTTTGTCTTCGAGTTGGATCGCCTGAAATGCGCGGTGAAGGAAGCGAAAAGGATTGGCAAACCGGCGCGTATACATCTTCATCTGGAAACGGGGATGAATCGGTTGGGATTAGAAGAGAGTGAATTTGAGGAGGCCGTAGAAATCATTAAAGGTAACGATCGTCATTTAAATCTTGATGGTCTCTGTACGCATTTTGCCGGGGCTGAGAGTGTGGGAAATTATGTGCGCATCCAGGAACAGATTGAACGTTTTGAAGAGTATAGCTCTTGGTTCGAAAGTCAGGGTATAAAAGCTAAAAGTCGGCATACAGCGTGTTCTGCATCGGCTTTAAACTATCCTGAAACGATTATGGATATGGTTCGTTTCGGTATTGCCCAATACGGCTTTTGGCCGAATCGGGAGACCTATATGAACTTCGTGAAAAAATATCCCGAGATAAATAAAGAGCATAAAGATCCTCTTGAACGGGTACTGAGCTGGAAGAGCCACGTAATGAGTACCAAGAAAGTGCCGGCCGGTGAATTTGTGGGGTATGGCAATACTTATTTAACCAGTCGCGACGAAATCATTGCATCAGTGCCCATTGGATATTCTCACGGTTTTGGTCGTAATTTGACGAACGTGGGTATTGTTCTGATTAACGGCAAACGGGCCCCGGTGGCAGGATTGGTAAATATGAATTTGCTCACGGTGGATGTAACGGATATTCCCGATGTAGAAATTGGAGATGAGGTTGTTATTATCGGCAAACAGGGAGAGCAACAGATAACGGTAGCATCATTCAGTGAAATGCGGAATAATCTCAATTACGAGGTGCTTGTTCAGATTCCCGCAGGCCTGCCGCGCAGTATTGTGTGA
- a CDS encoding GNAT family N-acetyltransferase, with product MIEFDLIHSDIENPTPFSREDVADFLYEHLDEYGDEKKHILSCIAYAYGDEEGQDGFILVAHEKEQIVGAVIINHTNMAGFIPEHILVYIAVHGDYRGQGLGKELMERIIDSTKGDIALHVEPDNPAKYLYEKYGFTNKYLEMRLSK from the coding sequence ATGATTGAATTTGATCTGATACATTCGGATATCGAGAACCCTACGCCATTTAGCAGGGAAGATGTCGCAGATTTTTTATATGAGCATCTGGACGAGTATGGGGATGAAAAGAAGCATATTTTGTCGTGTATTGCTTATGCTTATGGAGATGAGGAAGGCCAAGATGGGTTTATTTTGGTTGCCCATGAAAAAGAACAAATTGTAGGGGCTGTTATCATTAACCATACCAATATGGCAGGTTTTATTCCCGAACATATATTGGTCTATATTGCAGTTCACGGTGATTATCGCGGTCAAGGATTAGGAAAAGAATTGATGGAACGTATAATTGATAGTACAAAAGGAGATATCGCTCTGCATGTAGAACCTGATAATCCGGCAAAATACCTGTACGAAAAATATGGGTTTACCAATAAGTATCTTGAAATGCGACTCAGCAAATAG
- a CDS encoding amidohydrolase, with amino-acid sequence MPFNIENDLLLQLRELRQKLHSMAEVSGKEHQTAEEITAFLKKANPDNIQTGIGGTGILATYKGENEGPYLLIRCELDGLPIADNIETEYQSKTEGIGHKCGHDGHMAIVCGVAKLLENKRPESGTVSLLFQPAEETGEGAQSVIDDSDFDTGLFDYCFALHNLPGYQKHQIIVKEDTFAAASVGMKVLFKGATAHAAHPEEGNSPALAVAQTIQAFSAIPQFYVPLEEAAKVTVIHANVGEEAFGTSPGEGGVMATLRTYDDALLEKLKNKCIKIVEGYAQTHNLNFEIEWVEPFAATVNSPEATKIVSSSVEQLGIDRHQKKKPFSWSEDFGHFTQQINGAMFGLGAGIEQPALHAESYDFPDDILKTGISMFMQIINEVTNRNE; translated from the coding sequence ATGCCCTTCAATATCGAAAATGACTTGCTATTACAACTTAGAGAATTACGTCAGAAACTACATTCCATGGCAGAAGTATCGGGCAAGGAACACCAGACAGCAGAGGAAATTACTGCCTTTTTGAAGAAGGCCAATCCCGATAATATACAAACAGGTATTGGGGGCACCGGAATATTGGCAACGTATAAAGGAGAAAATGAGGGGCCGTACCTGCTAATACGTTGCGAGCTGGATGGCTTACCCATTGCCGATAATATTGAGACCGAATACCAGTCTAAAACAGAAGGGATAGGCCATAAATGTGGGCACGACGGACACATGGCAATAGTTTGTGGAGTGGCTAAGCTATTGGAAAATAAGCGTCCCGAGTCTGGTACTGTCTCTCTTCTTTTTCAGCCGGCCGAAGAAACAGGAGAAGGAGCCCAGAGCGTTATTGATGACTCTGATTTTGATACGGGATTATTTGATTACTGCTTTGCACTCCATAATCTGCCGGGCTATCAAAAGCATCAAATCATCGTAAAAGAAGATACCTTTGCTGCCGCATCAGTGGGAATGAAAGTTTTATTTAAAGGAGCAACGGCCCATGCAGCCCATCCCGAAGAGGGAAACAGTCCGGCCTTGGCAGTAGCTCAAACCATACAAGCCTTTTCGGCTATTCCTCAGTTTTATGTGCCATTAGAAGAGGCAGCAAAAGTGACAGTGATACATGCCAATGTGGGCGAAGAGGCATTTGGTACATCGCCCGGGGAAGGAGGGGTAATGGCTACGCTGCGAACCTATGATGATGCACTACTGGAAAAGCTGAAGAATAAATGTATTAAAATAGTAGAAGGATATGCCCAGACGCATAATCTGAATTTCGAAATCGAATGGGTAGAGCCTTTTGCTGCTACGGTAAATAGTCCCGAGGCCACCAAAATTGTATCATCCTCTGTGGAGCAGTTAGGGATTGATAGACATCAAAAAAAGAAGCCATTTAGCTGGTCAGAAGATTTTGGACATTTTACACAACAGATCAATGGGGCTATGTTTGGATTAGGTGCCGGGATCGAACAACCTGCACTACATGCCGAAAGTTATGACTTTCCCGATGATATTTTGAAGACCGGAATTTCGATGTTCATGCAAATAATTAATGAAGTAACAAATAGAAATGAGTGA